The Macadamia integrifolia cultivar HAES 741 chromosome 4, SCU_Mint_v3, whole genome shotgun sequence genome contains the following window.
GAGaactgaaggaaaataaagaggaGACCTTAAATTTCTCTTGTTATAATACCTCAAAAGCCTAGAATCAACCAAAGCTTGCATAGATGTAGATGAAAACAAATGATTTTCCATTAATTTATTATACATATACTTTATTATCCAAATCCCTTTAATATGTTATCGAATAGATTACATTTGCATTCTGGCATTGTTAAGGAGAATTAATGCGTATCATCtcattttccacaatctatAATGTCTTAATATGCATAAATTGTTACTTTTCTTCCCataccttttcttcttttctcaatTAATCCTTTGGCTTTACAATTATTGAAGAGAGCTCTTAGCTGAGTTGAAAATCTCAGTTTAATTTTCAGTATCAACCCTTATCATATCATCTTTATGCTAAAGCTAAACTTCCTATAAAGAGCTTTTCAAACTAATTTTtccttacatatatatatatattcaattatAACCCTTTTTCTATAGATTCCACTTATTGGAAATGATGGATGAGATCTAAATTCTTGTTTCTATTATAATTAATTTAGAGATCTCCTTTCTTTTAACCTGTCTTGAGGATTTTCATTAGTAAGGATATTAGAGCTAATAAAGTACACATTATGTGGTTACACAATGCTCTTCAATTCGTATACTGTATTCTTAAAATATACTATTCTGAGAAAGTAATATCCATAGAAATAACATTATCCATGGACTAGTAACTTGCATGTCACTTTTCCCCGGCAATAATATCTTTGTCTCTTGCCTCTATGGGgattgttttttgatttttgtctCATTTCCATTTACTGCTTAGTAGCTGTCAAGGACATATGTGAGTACCCACCTCcactttttttaaataaataaaattccatttgTAAAAATAAGCATTTCTTTTGCATAGATGCAGTAAAGTTTTATTATTATGTTCTGTGGGGTTGAGAAGTTGACACAAGTCCAGGTTTGAACCCTGGATTCTTGGCCCAGCtgcccaaaacaaaaaaaattatgtagaaATCAGTGGTCTCAAAGAGTCCAGGTTTCCATgagtgtgaaaaaaaaaagggagagagagaaggaaacaaacaaaataaaacaaagaaaaaacctCTCTCCCTCTGGGCCGGGGGGTTGGGGGGCATTGATTCTCTTTAAAGAGTTAAAGTCAACAGCATCCACAATGAAAAGACACAAACAAACCTTTTGCTACTACTTGTAAGCAGCTCTATTTTTTTCATACAGAAAGTCACAAAATTGATCCGTCCTTGAGACCTACCCAAGTATACCAAGACTAAAtacctctaattttttttttttttttaattcttactTTCTGGTGGGAAGAAGGAAGGTAGGTTTCTTTGAAACCCACTGACTGCATGTCAGATATCAAAACTTTGGCAATCTAGTAAGCTTCACGAGAAGTGAggtgaaagattttttttttttttttcaataatttttacCATGAACCTAGGTAATTCGAAGTTTTAGTACTAAGCTAAGAATTTGATGCATCACAATTGTGGTTCTGTTTATGATTGTCCCTCAGTTGTTCATGAATACTACCTACATTTGCTGAATCAGGAGTAGATTAATGGGATATCTTGAAATCATTAATTAAAGGAGTATAAATGGTTACATTTAAGTAGGTTCAACAGATCCTTCCGAGTGAAATGTCTTAATTTTCATGAATTTCTAGATCTCTAGACTTTTTTGGATTTTGTGCTAGAAGGGATTCATGAAGTTAATTATACCTTGATatgatttttcccctttttgtgaGAAGCTCTATAATGACATGATAtcatcctttcatttttttttttcccttactcCTTGGTGAAATCAAGGGACTTGGTCTCAATGGGAAAGAGACATCTTAAACCTTGTCCTGAGATGGTGCCAATCCTACAATGGCTTTTTCATATTATGGAATTTATATGAAAGTTTGCAACTTTTAGTtgtgatttaaaaaaaacaagaatacAAAAACCAAAAGGACTCATGAACTCGTGTGTGGGTTCTAAGGACTAAAGGACATGTCCCAACCCGAGCAAAAATATAGTTTTGTGGCTCACCTACTTAAAGACCCTCCTACCTAAGGTATATCCATACGGACCATACCTAACCATCTTTGATCTGTCGGATCCCCAACTTAAAATTTGGGGTTGGCAATGTTGGTTGCGAAAGCAAAACAGATTAAAATTCCCATAAATTTATACTCTCTCTCATTTGGAACCACTAgtgtcaaaaaaaaaactagaggcGCCTTGCCATGAAAAAAGAAGACAATGAGGATAAGGGATAAAcaaggaaaggaagaaatagTAAGGGAACCCAATTATGAACTTTCTTTGCTGTTAAGCAATTATGAGCTAGCCCATTTGTGTCcaatgatgagagagagagagagagagagagagagagagagagagagagagagagagagagagagagagagcattgtGCAACTGGCAACTGGCAACGGGGGTtggtcccaaaaaaaaaaagaaatgggaaAGAACAGCACATAATAGGGTGAAttagattgattgattgattttttttttttttcaagtgtaAACCATAAAAGTTTCAGTCAGTCATTGCATTTCACTTGTCTAAGTTTGAATTTGTTAATGTATAATTACTTTCTATTAAACAGGTTATCTAAATATATATTAATAGAGAGAAATCGAGATGGGGTACGCATGTTCCAACTTCCAATGACTTATAATATAGTTTACAACAATTCCATGAGGTCTGCGATGACTATATCCATCTAACACATGAGATATAACAAGCATAAATACAAGACTGAAGctgattattgttgttgttaacATGTCTAAGGGAACTTCAGAACCTGGACTAGTTCAAAGCTCAATACTGATATGTTTATGCAATATTGATATACATACATTCACTAAAAGGATGAAGCTTCTTTGAATGTTTCCTGGTAATGCCATTGATCGATCAATTAACTTAATTGGACTTGAAAATGAGGTTCCAATTCTGACTGCCGATGCTGATATTATGTTTTGTTATTTTGGTGCCAGCGGCATCACACTCACAGAGCACCCACTTCTCAGTTTTGCAAAAAGTGACCACTTCTCTAAACTTGGGTCCGGGTCAATCACTTTCCACCTGATAAGAATCATCTCATAATTGTTAATGACTAGATAATTAATTATTTCTACAAGTGTTCTGACTGGCCAAGCACCATAGTGTGAGTTCTAACACTTAAAAGTTAACCATTTAAGGTGAGGGTTCCTAAGTCGTTATAAAATCTTCACATTGGGCTACTCACATCATTTAAGATTAGCTTTTAAGTATGAGATCTACCCAAGTCCCAACACATAGGAGAGCCTTACCTGATAACAACTTCATTGGCAAATCAACTGTGCAATTGTAGTAGCATTGTTGAAGAAAAACCATAACTTGTTGAAGGGATGACACCCAATGGAAGCAACCTCGATCAGTTCATCTCCTCATCCAAGGTGGATACTAGTGTAATGATAATGTTTCTCTATTATGATCAAATGATCATAGGTTTCAGTCAAGAAACGGCCTCTGGGTACCCTCCCTAGACTCAAGCAGTGGCTGAGGAGCAAGCCTTGTGCTCTCTGCACGCCCTTTTTTAATTTTCCCATCCTTAAACCCTATAAAGGCCCATTGGCCAGCTATTGCTTATGAGTTTCTCTTTTGGCTTATGAGCTACAAGCCTACAACATCTTGGAGTCCTGAGTGGCTGAGACTCCTGACTCCTGACTGagagcttttttctttttggtaaacgACTGAGCTTATCTGAAGTGGTATGGAGTAAAGAAACTGTTTGTTGGATTCTAGGGTGGTTGTTGGGTTGTAGGGTTATAGCTTCAGTTTGCGTCTTGTTATCTTTACATTGCTAATAGGAGTGTCGTTAATGTTGGTCATTCTCTCTCGTCTCTACCTTCTTTTGCCTTTTTCCACGGACTGTTCCTCCGTGACTTACAGATATTTTAAGCCTTTGTAAGAtcactttattctttttctccttgTGAATGCCCACGCGCCCCAACCCCTAAAAGAAGATAGCACCCGCAGTATAGTACTATAGTATGGGCCTCTCATATTGCAGCCTTCAGGGGTGTCATTTCCATGTCTGCACCGACACATCCAATTGAGACTGGTCCAAATAAAACCATGACCGAACTGactatttattaaacggttcagtttatagttttttcaatttttggggTGGAAGGGGTCATTAGGAGGGCCACAAACTTCTTGTTAGGCTGAAAAGAGTACATAATGGGCTAATAAAAGTGTCTTTCTAGATGATGCAAGGGGTGTTGATCAATGACTTAATCTCTCAGCACTCTCTCAGGAGCAATGCTAACCCCGAGGCAGTTAAAGAATAATTacctagcacagttggtgagatTATGATTGCTCCTAAAAACCCACACTCACCACAGGTCTTGAGTAGAGTCTCAAAATTCAAATAGGACGGCTAAAAATATGTTCAAACAGAGAATAGGAAAAACATAAAGACAGATAGTATGAGTTTTAAACTGACTAACCGAGATGACACCACTCGCAGCATCCTACACTTGCGGCACCCCTTACTTTATCTTTATAGAgtatttatctttttcttcttgtttttaggTTTTGTGCACGATCACATCATGCACGGTCATGCACACTACTTGAATGAGGATGTGGGTCTACAGTATAGTAGTGTACCCCCTTGCCCTCATCAGACCGTTGTGTCCATGGTCATGCATGGATGGAGTGTACTAAACCTCTCTCCTTATCTTTGGCTAAGATTTATAAGGAGTCTACACCTACACTACAGACACTACTTACCTGTACATTGTGACAAGACGATGTAGGAAGACAAGCATCATTGCTTTGGCAAGGTTCGTTCCCAGGCATGTCCTTCCCCCTATTCCAAAAGCTAAAAAACTGTATGGTTTAGATTCATCCTGCATGCATTGAGGTTTGAGGGCCCAAAAGATCAGGAAAAAGATCATATTATATCAATTCTAGGTAGCTAGTAGGAGCACTGCAGTAAAACTTACATCGAATCTAGAAGGATAGAATTTGTTGGGGTCATGATACACTGTTGGATCTAAGTGTATGGATCTTGCATCAATGTTAACAATCCAACCCTTCTTAATCTTAAAACCTGTAGGAATTAGTCTTCCAATTTATTAGTTTATATAAGTTTAATTGCACAAAACGGATACTAAGGAACCTAACCTTCAACTTCACAGTCACTGAGTGCTACTCTTGGGAACCATGAAACCACTGATGCCATCCTTAAAGATTCTTTAACAACCTGTACATGCATAATTGAGTACTtattaatgaataaaaaaaaatgcttaactgggaaaaaaataaaagtgattaAATTCTTGTACCTTGGATGCATATGGCATTTCATTCAAATCTTCCACTGTAAGAACAGACCCAAAAGGAGTTTTACTAATTAACTGGAGTTGCTCAGCCTGAGCAAAGTAGCACCAAAGTAACATTTCAGTAAAAGTAAATATAGGAAATAAGATTGAGAACAAGGGTTGTTATCAAATTATATATCCTTTCTCTTCTACATACCCTTAGCATCTCTTGAACATCTTGGTTCTCATCCAAGTACTTGACCATCCATGTCATTGCACTTGCTGTGGTGTCCTGACCTGTGcagttttatttttaatcatttattGAAAGCAATTGCTTACAAAGTTACTTATAAATAAGTAGTTAATAATTCTTATTATAACCTAACCTGCAATTATCATTGTCAATATATTGTCTTGGATTTGTATATCTGTGAGTGGTACTGATGCATTAtcagatgatgatgaagattctTCCCCCACTAATAGGGCTTTCATGAAATCTTCATGTTGTTCCAAACCTTTCCTTCTCTGCTCAATCATCTTCCTCAACGtctccattattctttttcgtgCCTGGGTCACcatcatcaacataaatgaaTCACAAAAGAAGCAACTAATCACAGCCTAATCaagtatttaattatttttttaatttttagtgtATAGTATCTCAAAAAAAAAGCTCAAACTTCAATGAATAAGTGACGAATTTAATGTCAACCACTGTGACCTCATCCATGAAGTGGGTTTGTGGTCATGGTGTAAGCTGTGAAGATATTGTATAAGAAAAACTAATTGAAATGCTAATTAGGGTTTTCAAACTTTAAGTAATTTATGTGATTACCTTAACTCCTTTATAGAATCTGGTATAAGGTAGCTTCAAGGGGATTGCTACCATTGCCTCACAAACTTGAGTCACATCCTTCTGCAGCGTTTCTAGCTCACCTGGATCTTCCATACTCATCAACATCCTACACATAGCCTTAAAAGTAATCTGCATAGCCATTCCATTACATAAGACCGTAAAAGTAAGTTATGGGCTTTGATTTGCTGTTTATGGGCTTTATTACTTTCAAGTTTATGGGCCCTCGTATACACAAATACCGGATCCATCGGACAAAACCCAAACTTCCTTAAGGTTTGGTTTCGGGTATTCAACACAACCAAAACCGGATCAAAACGAAGCCAAGGGATTAATATAGTGGACCGGGTATGGGCCGGGTTTACTATTATCACCTAAAACTGAAGAAATGGGTAGTAATATATATGGAAATGGATACGAACCGAGAGTGCCTCGTGGAGCACCACGACAGTTTCCCTGCGTTCCCAGTGGGAAAGAGTGGTGAGAACCAGATGGTCAAAGCGTTCGACGAAGAGAGAGACGACATCGGTGGTGAACAAAGCAGAGAGACGGCCACGGAGTAATTTATGGTGTCCCTGAGGAGAAGCGCAGAGCAGACTCTCCTTTCCCACCAGCTCTGCAATCGACCTTATGTATCTCTTACTGAAACTAACTTCATCGTTGCTCATCAAAACTGTCTTTGCAGACTTTATGCTCGACAAGAAGATATGAGTCCTTCCGTATATATTGGTCTTGAAGCAACTTCCGTACCTAATAAGCATCCAAAAttgaattagggtttagaaAGAGTAGAAACTACAACACCAGTCACCGGAATCGTGAAAGACGGTGAGGTGGAGTTACCGGAGACGGCGAGAATGCACGAAATCGTAGAGTCCTCTGTTTCCACGGCTGGCGGCCAAGAAATCCAGAGTTTCTCCGATCAGAGGGAACCCAAGGCTACCAGGTGGGATGGCTAGAGTCGAattctgatgatgatgacaCCATGACGTCCTCCTCATGAACATCATCGTCACTACCAACCACACGATAATGGCGATGGCAATACAAAACCCTCGATCCCAGCCCACGACGGCTGCAACTTCCCAagccaccattttttttttccttctgtttCTTCTCTTGTTCCAAGGTTTACTCCGATGTGGTGAACGGAACGGAATCTTACGAGTCTATATAAACCGCATTAAGGTGGTAAGAGGACCGGCATAGGGAATATATGGAGTATCAATGATCCGTCTTATCAGATATTCCCATCGGCCAGGAGCGATTCTCCATGTGCTAGTGTGTTTGTGTATTGGCCGACAACCACCCCAAAGAGTTCTTATTATTTCGTTTACTTGAGATTTGTTTCTTTCCGCTTTTCCCCACTAAAGCAAAGAATGAAGTAAGCACTAAGCACTCACTTGGGACCCAAAGAGTTCTTATTATTTCGTTTACTTGAGATTTGTTTCTTTCCGCTTTTCCCCACTAAAGCAAAGAATGAAGTAAGCACTAAGCACTCACTTGGGAGTTTCCCCACTAAAGCAAGttaatgacacctctataggtgCAGAAGCTCTAAAAAATTATAAACTCCTCTAGTCCTCTCTGGGTGGGTGTGTTTAAAATTTGGCACCATCAACCTATCATTTCACTCCTATTGAATACCATCAAATGATTACTTTATGAGAAACCATTTAATCCTTGCATTATAAGtactatattaaataattttcgGGGGAAAAATGAATGGTCTGTCCATATAatctctcatatatatatatatatatatatataatctctaATTGTCCATGGGCTGTTCTATGGAGAAGAATCCTATCCTTAAATACCCTTGTGTACTCCCATTAGTTCTCACACTAGAACAAGGCTACGCAATCTGGTAGCAGCAAACTCTTTCCCTaattttagaaattaaaaaaagggtaaaaaagtaagattacaaATCTATTGACAGCTTGAGCgataaattattaataaaaaaatctcaacccAATGGGGTCAATTACACGGATATGTGATAATgcaaaataaaagcaaaggaaagaatgaAGGAAATAAAAAGGAGGCACAACAAATTAAGCAACATCTTCGGGACATCTTTTAGAAATATGAGTAAAAAAGTTAGAGGAAAAGGATAGCTTGCCACATAGCTCACGTACAACAAACTAGCACGTGGCACCAATGGGGTTCAAGAAAGGCATCATACAAGTGAGATAAGGGTTATTTcaatggagaagagagagacaaacATAGAGGGCACTAGCTTGCACTATGCAAGTGATGTACTCAGTCTTTTCCCATAAGTTAAATATTGactcaaacttaaaaaaaacaGAGTATAATGTTCCTCCCCTGCcgttcttttaattttcttgatCTCCTATTCGGCATGTGGCTCAGCAGCTCCATTGACTCCTTCCGATGCTGATACTTGTATAGCCCTTTGTGACCCTAAAATTCTAAATTGGCTTTCGGGCAGAGGCCGATCTCTTCTTGTAACAGCATTAATACACAACATCTATAATGTTGGACATTGGAGAAAATTGCAATGGACTATAAAGTGGGTTGAATCTTGAAAGTAAATGGACTTATTTTTTCCCAACCAAATTAATAGCTAGAAAAGGGCTGAAATAGaccaaaaaatcccaaatctccaaactttaaaaaataataataataagtaaaCAGGTGTTTGTTTCAACCATTGAAATGAAATATTTCGgaattctctttttttcaaaatgagagaaatttaCAAAGAAATTTGAAGGTAAACCCTAATCTCAGTACAAACTAAAGTTGTCATACCACAAATTCTAGTCTTGGTCAACGTAATGCATCATAATTTGTATATACACACATAAACAGATATACATTGATTTTAGCTCGAGTAATAAATAGATACAAATTGTTgggattctttattttttctattctcAAAAACTCGAACACACACATAAACAGATATACATTGATTTTAGCTCGAGTAATAAATAGATACAAATTGTTgggattctttattttttctattatcaTTAAAAACCGTAACATCATGAATTTGGTATGATGAATTCATTGTATGAAAAGTTATTTTAATGGAGGAATGCAAAAAAATTCAGCCTGCAGccttaatttaaataatttttatctCCCCAACCCCTATTTAATGGGAGTTGTGATGCTACGTATTTGTATATTCGAGCTCTAACGTTGTGTATATGAAGATCTTGTCACCTTAGGCCTTTTTTGTTTAGCTAGAAATacatggaaaacaaaaaaaaacattttcttattgtttgtttgtttgggaaaaaaatgatgcaaaaatatTATTCCTTGAAAATTTCTACTGTTTTATGAATGATGAAATTAGTGGAAACTTTTCTTCCTTGCTAATTTGATAAAATTTTGTACAAAAATTAAAATGCAAGAGATCATTGTCTGATTACGTAACCGCTGCACCAACATAGAGGCCAATGAGAACACGTACAACATCaacatgaatggaatttttatttcaagaaCTACCACATGACCAGGGAGCTTTCTTAACCCCTCACCCCCaacccaagaaaaataaattaaaataaatctcTTCAAAGAGCATGACCTTAGCAACTCTTAACTTTTTCtgattaaattaaaataacagGCACACCATGAATTTAGATATAGAACCACGCACATTCAGTGGTTTGGAGTACAATAATTAAAAAGTAGAAATGAAACAGATGCCTTGCACTTTAGGCCCAAAGGCTTAGCTCAGGACATGGTAGGTCCAGCCCCGCCAAGTGGTAACCTGGACCCATTAATTGTCCCGTACCACAGCGGCAAAGCCTATACCTACTTGTAAGTTTCAGCAGTTCATCTAAATTCTTCTATGGATATTCAAATCTTCTTTCTCATAGATAAAATAAAAGCGACGGGCTTGATCTCCCCCTTAGCCTTTTCCTCGTCAATTAATCTTCCATAGATTCCAAACAAATCATCGACGATGTGTTCTCCAAAGTGGAGGCGGATCAATGATTCCTGAATAGCCCTAACAGTCGTTGCCACAGTGGTTCCATAAGTTGCTGTTGAGCCAGCTGCATTGTCGATGTTGTTTTCTACTTCAAACAGCTCGAACTGATCAATTGCAAAGGAACCCTCTTTCCtcacttcttcttctatctcttCTTTGGAAGGAGCATAGAAGTGTATCTCATAGGAGTCTAGTTTTTCCTCATCGATATCACCCTAAGCACACATGATAATCAACAATTCATTCAATCACCAGCAATGGATCAGTCAccaagggtgtcaattttggTCCTAAACCGGGAATTAAACCATTAGAAAACCCAAAATCGACTCATCCCATTATTAAATGAGATAGTTCTGCGAGCTGGTTTTGGGACCGTTTGAATGGGATGGAACGGTTTTGAGACAGGTTTCCCAATAGATCTAGAACTGAAAGCCCAACAAGGAACCAGTTAGAAACGGAACCAATATATTAGACCCATTTAACATGGACTACTAAATACACGAGAGAGGGTCCTGAAAACAGGTCACATCTGgaccctctctttcttccctgaaACTTTACCCAAATAGTCATGACTTTTAGTTACAAGGGTTAACTCTTATGCCCAGACATTGGGAGGGTGAATTGGCTGCCTCTATCCAATGAAATAAGCATATCACCCTCCCGACTAAATATTAAAGGGATTGCCCCTTGGGATGCGAACTGATAAAGAACCATCCCAATCACCTAGAACCGTCCCGTTTGACACCCCCATGGCCCCATGCCTCCagaattaaaatttaattcaaACTTAATTATAAGAGTGAGTACCTGAGATACTAAGATGGCAAAGGAACGGGAGAGAAGCTCCCATAGTAAAGAATTAGCACTGTGAGTATGATGTGGG
Protein-coding sequences here:
- the LOC122076107 gene encoding abscisic acid 8'-hydroxylase 3, which codes for MVAWEVAAVVGWDRGFCIAIAIIVWLVVTMMFMRRTSWCHHHQNSTLAIPPGSLGFPLIGETLDFLAASRGNRGLYDFVHSRRLRYGSCFKTNIYGRTHIFLSSIKSAKTVLMSNDEVSFSKRYIRSIAELVGKESLLCASPQGHHKLLRGRLSALFTTDVVSLFVERFDHLVLTTLSHWERRETVVVLHEALSITFKAMCRMLMSMEDPGELETLQKDVTQVCEAMVAIPLKLPYTRFYKGVKARKRIMETLRKMIEQRRKGLEQHEDFMKALLVGEESSSSSDNASVPLTDIQIQDNILTMIIAGQDTTASAMTWMVKYLDENQDVQEMLRAEQLQLISKTPFGSVLTVEDLNEMPYASKVVKESLRMASVVSWFPRVALSDCEVEGFKIKKGWIVNIDARSIHLDPTVYHDPNKFYPSRFDDESKPYSFLAFGIGGRTCLGTNLAKAMMLVFLHRLVTMYRWKVIDPDPSLEKWSLFAKLRSGCSVSVMPLAPK